GTTTATGGCAAACACCGTTTCGATTGTGATTGATGGACAACCTGTAGAAGTTTTAGCCGGCACGACCATCCGTGCGGCCTGTGAACAGGTTGGCATATCCATTCCGACTTTGTGCTGGCATCCTAATCTCACGCCCGCCAATGCTTGCCGCGCCTGTGTGGTGGAAGTAGAGGGTTCACGGGCGCTTGTGGCGTCCTGTTCACGACCTGTCGAAGATCAGATGAAGATTCATACCGATACCGAACGGGTCAAAAATGCTCGCAAAACCGTTGCTGAATTATTAGCATCGGCGGTGGATATTGGGTTGGCTCCGGATGTACAAAATTTGATTGTTCAAACACAAGCTGATATCCACCGCTTCTACGATGCCCAACAAGAACATGTCGGTCTCAAAGATGACAATGATTTGTATATCCGCGACCTCGATAAATGTATTTTATGCTACCGCTGCGTTAACACCTGTGGAAGTGACGCCCAAAACACATTTGCCATTGCTGTCGCAGGTCGAGGTCTCGATGCCCATATCGATCCGGGTACGGACCGACTGCTTACGGATTCTGATTGTGTCTTTTGTGGAAATTGTGTAGCGGTTTGTCCTACGGGTGCCCTGATGGGCAAGAAGGAATGGCAACTGCGCCAAGAGGGACAATGGGATGAAGCTCAAATCCATGTGACCGAAACGATTTGTACGTACTGTGGGGTCGGATGTGATTTGGAGTTACATGTTTTAGGTAATGATATCGTCAAAGTGACATCACCATTTGATCATCCCGTGACCCACGGCATGTTGTGTGTTAAAGGACGCTACGGGTATGATTTTGTGCAGCAGGAAGACTGACTAAAAAGGATATATCGCTTGAAAAATGCTTGATGCTGCAATGTGTTGTGGCATCAAGCTTTGTGATTTCGGGGCAGGCACCGTGTCCATTACTTTAAAGCTAGGAGAAAAATTGGTGAATAGACCAATCCTTTTAAAGGATGGTGGTCTATCATGATCCTAGTATGCAAGCTTAGGACAAGGAGAAATAACCCATGCCCGTGTTATATCGGGTTCATTTAGTGGATAATCCCCGAGAATTGGTGAATATTCGGTGGAATGATGACGGGCAGATCACCCAGATTGAGCCTTACCATGAAAAGCCTGAAAATGTGCCCTCGATATGGGCTTCAGATATCAAAGGCGAGGGAATATGGGATGGAGAAGAAGGGCTCGTACTTCCTGGGCTGGTGGATGCTCACACGCATTTGGATAAGGCGAAAACTTATCAAGCTTCTATGACGTCAGATGGCACGGTACAAGCGGCCATTCGCGAATTTAGGCAAGTGCCTCCCCAAACACCAGACGGTGTTTATGAGCGCGTGATGTCCATTCTTAAACAAATGGTGTCCTATGGAACCACCCTCGTCAGAACCCATATTGATTCCTATTATCCGGATTTGGTTCGGCTCAGTGGAATATTCAGTGCGATGATGGCCGCCAAAGAGGCCATGAAAGACAAAATTGAGGTACAATTCGTCTTAATGTGCCCCGGTGAAATCGATGCGACCTGGTCAAAACATTTATGTGAGATGCGGGGTAATTTGTCGGCGTTAGGGGGAGCTCCTTGGCTGTCTCCCGATCCGGTGAAGAATATCCAGTGGATTTTAGACCAAGCGACCCGGTTAGGCTTAGGAGTGGATTTGCATATTGATGAAACATTGGATCCTGAGGTCAAGACGTTAGAATGGCTAACCGATGAGGTCTTGCGGCGATCATTTTCCGGATCTGTCGTGGCGAGCCATGTTCTGGCCATAGGAACCCAAGATCAGGCCATACAACGCCGCATTGCCCGTGCTGTGGGCGAAGCGGAAATTCACATTGTGAGTTTGCCCCAAACCAATTGCTATCTCCAAGGGCGCGAGTCACCATATTTAACCTGGCGAGGCATAACGCCCATGAGGGTGTGGAAAGACATGGGGGTCAATGTGGCTTTGGCTTCTGATAATATGCAAGATCTGTTTCATCCCTGGGGTAATGGGGATCTGTTACAGGTTGCTTCTTTGGCTCTTTATGCGGCGCAATTACAGCCGAGAGATGAAATCGATGTGTTACGGGCTATTTCTTATATTCCCCGCCTGTGGTTAAAGGGTGATGAAAATCCTCTTGTACCCTCTCGCCTAGCCGATTTGCTGGTTTTGCCTGTCTCTTCAGCTCATCAAGTGTTCTCAGACATGCCAGCAGCACGGGCTGTGTTTAAACAAGGACGCTTGATTAGCCGCCGCAGGGTCATTGTTGATTAACCCTTCGCATCAGCAATCCCGAGGCTGTCATGGCTAATAAGGTTCTGCCATGAGATGCCGCGTCACCATCCGGCATAAAGAGTCAGATCCCGATAGCTGAGATCTGACTCTTTATTGCGCGATGTCTTGTTATTCCGAAAAAATAGTAACGACGAGGTTAATTCAACCCAAAGTACGCCGATTTCACATGGGCATCGGCATCCAGATCCCCGGGAGTGCCGTGAAAACGAATCTGCCCGTTGTCTAAAACATAAACATCATCGGTTCCCTCTAAAAATTTAATGTTTTGTTCGGCAATGAGAAACGCCGGGCCAGAAGACCGGTAGGTTTTAAGCATGTTAATCATTTCATTCACCATGACCGGAGCCAGCCCAGAAGACGGTTCATCCATCAATATAAGCCGCGGCTTGCCCATTAAGACTTTGGCAAAGCCTAGAATTTTCCTTTGGCCACCACTGAGACTCCCCGCTGGGTCCTTACGTTTGTCATATAACAGCGGTAGTTGTTCAAGGAGTCTTTGCCGTTGCTTGCGGCGTTCTTGGCGGCTTAAATAGTAGCCGCCGATATTTAAGTTGTCTTCCACGCTTAAACTGGCAATGACCCCTACCTCGGAAAGATAGGCGAGTCCCGCTTTGACCCGTTCGCTGGGAGCCCAATGGGTGATATCGTGATCGGACCAGGTGACGTGTCCGGATGAGGTGGGAATAAGACCAATAAGACATTTTAATAGTGTGGTTTTCCCTGCGCCGTTGGCTCCTAACAGAACCACTTGTTGTCCGGGTTGCACGTCTAGATGAATGTCGTGTAACACATTCAGTGAATGATACCCAGCATGAAGCGCTGAAACCTGTAAGAGGGCCATTTTGCATCGACGCCTTTCTTAGAAAAATAACCGGAGCAGAAAATTTTTACGTTCCCGTTCCCAAATAGACGGCAGCTACCGTGGGATCTTGAGCTGCTTGACTTAATGAACCTTGAAAAATTTCTTTGCCAGCATTCATGACAATGACGCGCTCCGTTAATTGATTAACAAATCCGAGGTGATGTTCAACAACAATCAAAGCGATGCCCTGCTTTGATAAACTCTTTAAATGATTGGCGACAGTCTCGAGTTCTTGATGATTAAGTCCTGCTGCCAATTCATCGATTAGAAGCAATTTCGGTCCCGTCGTCAATGCGCGGGCGAGATCTAATAATTTCTGCTGGCTGCTGTTCAATTGGGATGCCAAATGATCCCGGTAATCGATCAAATTGACGAATTCGAGCGCCTCGTCCGGAGTCATGACGGACTTTTTACTATAGTGATAGGCTAAATTTACATTTTCTTGCACTGTCAAGGACTTAAAAGGTTTGGGAATTTGAAAGGTCCGATTAATGCCTAAACCCGCGCGTTTATGCATGGGAACGCGCGCGATGTCAACCCCTTGAAAAAGAATGGACCCGTAATCCGGATAGTAAAGCCCCGATATGACATTGATCAGCGTGGTTTTTCCCGAACCATTGGGTCCGACCAGTCCCAGAATTTCTCCGGGTTGCACGTCCAGGCTAATGCCATCTAACGCACGAAAACCGCCAAACTTCTTAATAATATTGGTCACGGTCATTAAGGGTTCATGGGACATAATTTCCCCTCCGCTGAATTAACGATACGACGCCGCCTGGTAAGAACAAAACGAGCGCCATAATGAGCAGCCCATAGATCAATTGAAAATATTGCGGTTCAGAAATTCCGATCGCGTTATAGAGCCCATAAAGGACAATAGACCCCAAAACAGGACCGGTTACGGTGCCAGAACCCCCAAATAATGTGAAGACAATCGCCAAAATACTAATATTCAAATCAAATACCGTGCTGGGGTAAAAGACGGACAAATGCCACCCGAATATCGCTCCGGTGAGCCCGGCGATTAAGGCGGAAAGGAGCCAAACCACAGATCGCGAGCGTACTACAGCGATTCCCGCCATAGCCGCGCTTACTGGATCCTCGCGAATGGCCATGAGGGCGCGACCAAAAGGTGCATTACGTATCACAATTAACAGAACAGTTGTTAATACTAGTACTACTACCATGGCGACATACGAAGTAAGAGGATGATAACTCTGTGTCAGAGATTCCCCATAAGGGCCGCCGGTGAGATGCGTCAACTGCGAATTGGACACGACATTGCTCAGCACTTCTGAAGCTGCTAAAGAACTAATCGCGAAATAGGCTCCTGATAGACGTAAAAGCGGTGAAAAGATAATCGCGATGATAACCGATAAGAGGCCACCCATCAGCACGGCCAAGAGGCCGGGAAAATGCCACAATTGAATACTCATGGCCATGCCATAAGCCCCAATACCAAAGAATCCAACATATCCAAAAGGTAAATAGCCTGTGAAACCATAAAGTAAATTTACCCCTTGTGCGAGCGCCATAAAGGCCATCATTTGAAATAAAATGGTATGGTTTGCGTACACCAAAGGGGATAAAGAAAATCCTGCCAAGACTAGCAAAGGGACAAGGCTGTTTGCCAAAAGTCTTTTGGAGGCGTTTTGTTTTGAACGGGAAGCTAACGAATTAAGCATGGCGTACCCCCTTACCTAATAAGCCTGAGGGCTTCACTAACACAATGATGAGTAAGAGTAGATAAGGGACGAGAACGGACCATGATGATAAATAGGTTTGCATCAACATTAATGAGATGCCGTAAACAAGCCCGCCGAGAACGGATCCCAAAGGATTGCCCAAGGAGCCGATAACCACAATGGCAAAGGCAATGGTTGTAAGTCCGAGTCCCGAGGTAGGATCAAGACTTCCTATCATAAAAGGGCTGAGTACCCCGGACATCGCAGCGAGAGCTAGACCTAACGAGAAAATAATGGCCGATGTCCGTTTGACGGGCAATCCGCTAGCCATGGCTTCGTCACGGTTACCCATGACAGCGCGGACGGCTTGCCCGGTACGCGTGTAGTATAAAAAGAGATAAGTGAGGGCAATCATCAAAAGACTGACACCCGCGGTAATAACCCAAACGATTTGGTAACTTTGTCCGAGAAAATGCCACGGGGCATTTCCGAAAATCGACAAGGGCAGCGACCGGGGATTGTCGCCAAAGCCGATAACCATTAAGGCTTCGAGGACTTGGGACAAGCCGAAAAACAAAATTAATGAAAGCATTTCGGGATCCCGGGAATTTGATAGACGTGGGATAAGCGGGAAAAACAAGAGAAGGCCTACAACAAAAAACAACAGCAGCGCAACCACTAAGCTCACAACCGGATTCAGATGCAGTGAAGAATAAAGAACCACGGCCAAATAGCCCCCTAATACCACAAAATCGCC
The Sulfobacillus thermosulfidooxidans DNA segment above includes these coding regions:
- a CDS encoding 2Fe-2S iron-sulfur cluster-binding protein, coding for MANTVSIVIDGQPVEVLAGTTIRAACEQVGISIPTLCWHPNLTPANACRACVVEVEGSRALVASCSRPVEDQMKIHTDTERVKNARKTVAELLASAVDIGLAPDVQNLIVQTQADIHRFYDAQQEHVGLKDDNDLYIRDLDKCILCYRCVNTCGSDAQNTFAIAVAGRGLDAHIDPGTDRLLTDSDCVFCGNCVAVCPTGALMGKKEWQLRQEGQWDEAQIHVTETICTYCGVGCDLELHVLGNDIVKVTSPFDHPVTHGMLCVKGRYGYDFVQQED
- a CDS encoding amidohydrolase family protein, coding for MPVLYRVHLVDNPRELVNIRWNDDGQITQIEPYHEKPENVPSIWASDIKGEGIWDGEEGLVLPGLVDAHTHLDKAKTYQASMTSDGTVQAAIREFRQVPPQTPDGVYERVMSILKQMVSYGTTLVRTHIDSYYPDLVRLSGIFSAMMAAKEAMKDKIEVQFVLMCPGEIDATWSKHLCEMRGNLSALGGAPWLSPDPVKNIQWILDQATRLGLGVDLHIDETLDPEVKTLEWLTDEVLRRSFSGSVVASHVLAIGTQDQAIQRRIARAVGEAEIHIVSLPQTNCYLQGRESPYLTWRGITPMRVWKDMGVNVALASDNMQDLFHPWGNGDLLQVASLALYAAQLQPRDEIDVLRAISYIPRLWLKGDENPLVPSRLADLLVLPVSSAHQVFSDMPAARAVFKQGRLISRRRVIVD
- a CDS encoding ABC transporter ATP-binding protein codes for the protein MALLQVSALHAGYHSLNVLHDIHLDVQPGQQVVLLGANGAGKTTLLKCLIGLIPTSSGHVTWSDHDITHWAPSERVKAGLAYLSEVGVIASLSVEDNLNIGGYYLSRQERRKQRQRLLEQLPLLYDKRKDPAGSLSGGQRKILGFAKVLMGKPRLILMDEPSSGLAPVMVNEMINMLKTYRSSGPAFLIAEQNIKFLEGTDDVYVLDNGQIRFHGTPGDLDADAHVKSAYFGLN
- a CDS encoding ABC transporter ATP-binding protein, yielding MSHEPLMTVTNIIKKFGGFRALDGISLDVQPGEILGLVGPNGSGKTTLINVISGLYYPDYGSILFQGVDIARVPMHKRAGLGINRTFQIPKPFKSLTVQENVNLAYHYSKKSVMTPDEALEFVNLIDYRDHLASQLNSSQQKLLDLARALTTGPKLLLIDELAAGLNHQELETVANHLKSLSKQGIALIVVEHHLGFVNQLTERVIVMNAGKEIFQGSLSQAAQDPTVAAVYLGTGT
- a CDS encoding branched-chain amino acid ABC transporter permease, translated to MLNSLASRSKQNASKRLLANSLVPLLVLAGFSLSPLVYANHTILFQMMAFMALAQGVNLLYGFTGYLPFGYVGFFGIGAYGMAMSIQLWHFPGLLAVLMGGLLSVIIAIIFSPLLRLSGAYFAISSLAASEVLSNVVSNSQLTHLTGGPYGESLTQSYHPLTSYVAMVVVLVLTTVLLIVIRNAPFGRALMAIREDPVSAAMAGIAVVRSRSVVWLLSALIAGLTGAIFGWHLSVFYPSTVFDLNISILAIVFTLFGGSGTVTGPVLGSIVLYGLYNAIGISEPQYFQLIYGLLIMALVLFLPGGVVSLIQRRGNYVP
- a CDS encoding branched-chain amino acid ABC transporter permease, with the protein product MFTYSLISGILFGLFFGFMALGLNLIFGVMQMVNLAHGDFVVLGGYLAVVLYSSLHLNPVVSLVVALLLFFVVGLLLFFPLIPRLSNSRDPEMLSLILFFGLSQVLEALMVIGFGDNPRSLPLSIFGNAPWHFLGQSYQIVWVITAGVSLLMIALTYLFLYYTRTGQAVRAVMGNRDEAMASGLPVKRTSAIIFSLGLALAAMSGVLSPFMIGSLDPTSGLGLTTIAFAIVVIGSLGNPLGSVLGGLVYGISLMLMQTYLSSWSVLVPYLLLLIIVLVKPSGLLGKGVRHA